A single window of Treponema denticola ATCC 35405 DNA harbors:
- the flgD gene encoding flagellar hook assembly protein FlgD — MQVNNVNNSMITTALEQAEMMKDFKSEMSPEEKALLGLQVDTLNKQNFAETRVPKQQLGKDDFLQLLIAQLTHQDPTSPMEDTQFIGQMAQFSSLEQMTNMNKNFAALNELMTGSSAVNAVGKKVDLDLGSSQVSGYISAATRGINPEVMVNGNWYNWSAVKTVYADNN; from the coding sequence ATGCAGGTAAACAATGTTAATAACAGTATGATAACCACCGCTCTTGAACAGGCGGAAATGATGAAGGATTTTAAATCCGAGATGAGTCCTGAAGAAAAGGCTCTTTTAGGCCTACAGGTTGACACCTTAAATAAGCAGAATTTTGCAGAAACAAGGGTTCCGAAACAGCAGCTTGGAAAAGACGATTTTCTTCAGCTTTTAATTGCCCAGCTCACCCATCAAGATCCCACATCTCCGATGGAAGACACTCAATTTATAGGGCAAATGGCTCAATTTTCATCCCTTGAGCAGATGACCAATATGAATAAAAACTTTGCCGCTTTAAATGAGCTTATGACAGGCTCATCGGCTGTAAATGCCGTCGGCAAAAAAGTTGACCTGGATCTAGGGTCTTCACAGGTTTCGGGTTATATTTCAGCCGCAACACGCGGTATAAATCCGGAAGTTATGGTAAACGGAAACTGGTACAACTGGTCAGCCGTTAAAACAGTTTATGCAGATAACAATTAG
- a CDS encoding flagellar hook-length control protein FliK has translation MQALDVRMQALPVKEPEREDSGDIKRADAEPVRNGDSFLAMIKKMIAAAKDGSKETDEARFEDISLREDKIRDSSLQKEAGRQNTELSSEDHKSKKIDAENLLNSKEAYLKEPKNLLKKPKTETQKPNSEHSQAGKSQKNDLELNLKILNEDFKEEIKDFLPQDVKEDETISLLSDEALKKLDKSEKKKAQSFDDEKTEQAGKLGLLSKADKKDLSKKISPQSEAVQENLSKKPVSKPKLKISVEDLRSMPSVQSDAAIHTTASESRVETDNSVDMVIDFSGKAQNASQGGDLQNTQNGSEAQKTSQTFSAMLAQEIRDASADFVQTGKIVLRDNNAGEIRLHLRPENLGAVKINLELSEGKRVTGTVTVASKEAYDAFEKNLDNLAKEFKQNGFEFAEFNLNWSGFSGQEGFAESFESFSDFVYKNQEQDLRQLEKTADNLSTYSYVYGPTVDILA, from the coding sequence ATGCAAGCACTTGATGTTCGTATGCAGGCTTTGCCGGTAAAAGAGCCGGAAAGAGAAGACTCTGGGGACATTAAAAGAGCTGATGCGGAACCTGTAAGAAATGGAGATTCATTCCTGGCAATGATCAAAAAGATGATTGCCGCCGCCAAGGATGGAAGCAAGGAGACTGATGAAGCCCGATTTGAAGATATTAGTCTTAGAGAAGACAAAATTAGGGATTCATCGCTTCAAAAGGAAGCAGGAAGGCAGAATACGGAACTATCATCTGAAGACCATAAGTCTAAGAAAATAGATGCTGAAAATCTGCTTAATTCCAAAGAAGCTTATTTAAAAGAGCCCAAGAATTTGCTAAAAAAGCCTAAGACCGAAACTCAAAAGCCGAACTCAGAACATTCGCAGGCTGGAAAGAGTCAAAAAAATGACCTTGAGCTAAATCTTAAAATTCTCAATGAGGATTTTAAGGAGGAAATTAAGGATTTCTTGCCGCAAGATGTAAAAGAAGATGAGACTATTTCTCTTCTTTCTGATGAAGCTTTAAAAAAATTAGACAAGTCGGAAAAGAAAAAGGCACAGTCCTTTGATGACGAGAAAACAGAACAAGCCGGAAAGTTGGGGCTTTTATCAAAGGCCGATAAAAAGGACTTATCAAAAAAGATATCTCCTCAGAGTGAAGCGGTGCAGGAAAATTTAAGCAAAAAACCGGTTTCCAAGCCTAAACTGAAGATTTCCGTAGAGGACTTACGTTCAATGCCTTCCGTTCAGTCGGATGCTGCTATTCATACAACAGCTTCCGAATCTCGGGTTGAGACGGACAATTCCGTCGATATGGTAATCGATTTTAGCGGAAAGGCTCAAAATGCATCACAGGGCGGAGATCTTCAAAATACCCAAAACGGAAGCGAAGCCCAAAAAACAAGTCAAACTTTTTCTGCTATGTTGGCTCAAGAAATAAGGGATGCTTCAGCAGACTTTGTACAAACCGGAAAAATCGTTCTCCGCGACAATAATGCAGGAGAAATAAGGCTGCATCTAAGACCTGAAAACTTGGGAGCCGTAAAAATCAATTTGGAGCTGAGCGAGGGAAAACGGGTTACGGGAACAGTAACTGTTGCCTCTAAAGAAGCCTACGACGCCTTTGAAAAAAATTTGGATAATTTGGCCAAAGAATTTAAACAAAACGGTTTTGAATTTGCCGAATTTAATTTAAATTGGTCGGGCTTTTCGGGGCAAGAAGGCTTTGCCGAAAGTTTTGAATCTTTCTCAGATTTTGTTTATAAAAATCAAGAACAAGATTTAAGGCAGCTTGAAAAAACGGCCGATAATTTGAGTACCTACAGTTACGTTTATGGTCCGACTGTAGATATTTTAGCTTAA
- a CDS encoding PD-(D/E)XK nuclease family transposase, translated as MNDEQTILNPKTDWVFKLMFSKGEEGNKALISFLNAFLEDSYGKINKAEIINTELIRDRPSGETYRLDFLIKTDNGLIIDLEMQQFWKTNYHRRSQMYLMRLASRFLKTEPKEDDFLYAISLSVFGCDVPKNAELVRMSESSIIQYLYVELNELIVYTMKKRLEEYSLKDFWIRFLANYEEDKKSGMLEELCKLEEGIKMAEATLFRVTDEERRMAIELSDEKYRMYVEDERSEARREGLAEGLAEGSHQKALETARNLLDMGLSPKNIARATGLDIKEIEQL; from the coding sequence ATGAACGATGAACAAACTATTTTAAACCCAAAAACAGATTGGGTTTTTAAGTTGATGTTTTCCAAAGGCGAAGAAGGCAACAAGGCTCTTATAAGTTTCCTAAACGCCTTTTTGGAAGATTCTTACGGTAAAATCAACAAGGCAGAAATCATAAACACCGAACTTATTCGGGATAGACCTTCGGGAGAAACATACCGCCTCGATTTTTTGATTAAAACCGACAACGGCCTTATTATAGACCTTGAGATGCAGCAGTTTTGGAAAACAAACTATCATCGCAGAAGTCAAATGTACCTCATGCGCCTCGCTTCCCGCTTTTTAAAGACGGAGCCCAAAGAGGACGATTTTTTGTACGCAATAAGTCTTTCCGTTTTCGGCTGCGATGTTCCTAAAAACGCAGAGCTTGTAAGAATGTCTGAGAGCTCGATAATTCAATATCTTTATGTTGAATTAAACGAGCTAATAGTTTATACTATGAAAAAGAGATTGGAAGAGTATAGCTTAAAAGATTTTTGGATAAGATTTTTGGCCAACTATGAAGAAGACAAAAAAAGCGGAATGTTGGAAGAATTGTGTAAATTAGAGGAGGGTATAAAAATGGCAGAAGCAACACTCTTTAGGGTAACTGATGAAGAGAGGCGAATGGCAATAGAACTCTCTGATGAAAAATACCGGATGTATGTGGAAGATGAACGCAGTGAAGCTAGAAGAGAGGGCTTGGCAGAAGGGTTGGCTGAAGGCTCACATCAAAAAGCACTTGAAACGGCGAGGAATTTACTTGATATGGGACTATCACCCAAGAATATTGCAAGGGCTACAGGATTGGATATTAAAGAAATCGAACAACTATAA
- a CDS encoding nuclear transport factor 2 family protein, with the protein METQQILQNFFEAENSRDWTAYKKFLHPEVVWQLFNNGVQNIKGTDEYMQFIKNAYKNTDIKFTCKDMKISNSGNRIAACLINDKGNISIDIFDFKDNLIYREYEFILD; encoded by the coding sequence ATGGAAACACAGCAAATTTTACAAAATTTTTTTGAGGCAGAAAATAGCCGGGACTGGACAGCATATAAAAAATTTTTACATCCTGAAGTTGTATGGCAGTTATTCAATAACGGTGTCCAAAATATTAAAGGGACTGATGAATATATGCAGTTTATAAAAAATGCCTATAAAAATACGGATATAAAATTTACCTGCAAGGACATGAAAATTTCTAACTCGGGCAACCGCATAGCTGCCTGTTTAATAAATGATAAAGGAAACATATCTATCGATATTTTTGATTTTAAAGATAATCTCATATATCGGGAATATGAATTTATATTGGATTAA
- a CDS encoding DUF4300 family protein yields the protein MKKILTLLILILIVSCQKNNDTKEALTIQNEVQDEKPLFSNMSDDESIKEVQAVLNSHLENKNAEAFIRGVIDYNETIEKTGLTKGFEKEPPEYDEQKIDELWKSKKGNFIGTNCRINVFMLLKDNIEIKKAPIDDALLFMDNEAISVGKIFNDNDTERFKQLFSRVKTENTKDILIHAQKMKEHFTNIGFDENAKMLSVVLHDNLDGDFLFIGHTGVLLQNNSTFLFVEKLSFSEPFQAVKFAKKEDCYNYLFLKYKHYQDEDTAKPFIMENNELIELDLYKD from the coding sequence ATGAAAAAAATATTAACGCTACTTATACTAATACTCATTGTATCATGTCAAAAGAATAATGATACAAAAGAAGCTCTTACAATTCAAAATGAGGTACAAGACGAAAAACCCCTATTTTCGAACATGAGCGACGATGAGAGTATAAAAGAAGTTCAAGCTGTTTTGAATTCGCATTTGGAAAATAAAAATGCGGAAGCCTTTATACGGGGAGTTATCGACTATAATGAAACGATAGAAAAAACCGGCTTGACAAAGGGCTTTGAAAAAGAGCCTCCGGAATATGATGAGCAAAAAATAGACGAATTATGGAAATCTAAAAAAGGCAATTTTATCGGAACAAATTGCCGGATAAATGTCTTTATGCTTTTAAAGGATAATATTGAAATTAAAAAAGCCCCTATCGATGATGCTCTTTTGTTTATGGATAATGAAGCTATCTCCGTAGGGAAAATATTTAATGATAATGATACTGAAAGGTTTAAACAATTATTTTCGAGGGTAAAAACCGAAAATACAAAGGATATTCTCATTCATGCTCAAAAGATGAAAGAACATTTTACAAACATAGGTTTCGATGAAAATGCAAAAATGCTTTCGGTTGTTCTGCATGATAACTTGGACGGTGACTTTCTTTTTATAGGACACACGGGCGTATTGCTGCAAAACAATAGCACATTCCTGTTTGTAGAAAAACTTTCTTTTTCCGAACCCTTTCAAGCCGTAAAATTTGCCAAAAAAGAAGATTGCTATAATTACCTCTTTTTAAAATATAAACATTACCAAGACGAAGATACGGCAAAACCTTTTATCATGGAAAACAACGAGCTTATAGAATTGGATTTGTATAAGGACTAA
- the pip gene encoding prolyl aminopeptidase, whose amino-acid sequence MKILYEKTPLFDEGFLKVSDIHSIYYAQYGNPNGKPVVFLHGGPGGGCIPVASQYFDPEFYRIVLFDQRGAGKSLPPCEMKENKSENLIEDIEKLRKHLSIKKWMVFGGSWGSTLALIYSIAHPDKVVSIILRGIFLGTQEEIDWIYEAGGASKFFPEDFEAYQNFIPLEERSSLVRAYSKRLFGEDKKLSLEAAHKWSRWESALVRLFPTVYDMSDEEALAMAKAECHYFLHKCFFKDDNYILNNCNKIKDLPCTIVQGRYDMDCPPFSAYKLHKKLPKSNLNIVLFGGHSSMEPGLVDGLVRAAEDHKKFF is encoded by the coding sequence ATGAAAATTTTATATGAAAAAACACCGCTTTTTGATGAAGGCTTTTTAAAGGTCTCGGATATTCACAGTATTTATTATGCCCAATACGGAAATCCCAATGGGAAACCTGTAGTTTTTTTACACGGAGGCCCCGGAGGCGGCTGCATTCCCGTTGCAAGCCAGTATTTTGATCCCGAATTTTACCGAATAGTTTTATTCGATCAGAGGGGAGCAGGAAAAAGTTTACCTCCTTGCGAGATGAAAGAAAACAAATCGGAAAATCTAATTGAAGATATAGAGAAACTACGGAAACATCTAAGTATTAAAAAATGGATGGTCTTCGGCGGAAGCTGGGGAAGCACCCTCGCTCTAATCTATTCCATAGCTCACCCCGATAAGGTTGTCTCTATAATCCTACGAGGAATCTTTTTAGGAACGCAAGAAGAAATAGATTGGATTTACGAAGCAGGCGGAGCTTCCAAATTCTTCCCTGAAGATTTTGAAGCCTACCAAAATTTTATTCCGCTGGAAGAAAGAAGCTCATTGGTAAGAGCTTATTCAAAACGCCTTTTTGGAGAGGATAAAAAACTGTCCCTTGAAGCTGCCCATAAGTGGAGCCGTTGGGAATCGGCCCTCGTGCGTCTTTTCCCAACTGTCTACGATATGAGTGATGAAGAAGCTCTTGCTATGGCCAAGGCCGAATGTCATTATTTTTTGCACAAGTGCTTTTTTAAGGATGATAATTATATCCTAAACAACTGCAATAAAATTAAAGACCTCCCATGTACTATTGTGCAAGGAAGATACGATATGGACTGTCCGCCCTTCTCCGCTTATAAACTGCATAAAAAATTACCCAAATCGAATTTGAACATTGTCTTATTCGGAGGACACTCCAGCATGGAACCGGGACTGGTGGACGGCCTTGTAAGAGCTGCAGAAGATCATAAAAAATTCTTTTAG
- a CDS encoding dienelactone hydrolase family protein, with protein sequence MNSHLQDEHKIFEGPYDIRAYNDKNMIGFNRVYKKTLETNKEDKSLSNEENLRDEVTVYIPKKKGKYPLILVSHGWANYKYGLLPIGHYLASYGYAVALFTSKKKAVPKDWIPTFTAVHNLIKNKNEDASHDLYGLIDINNIGIVTHSMSGPASFYYASLMPEVKAISAIHPYNGASPFVEAIASSNKELGDEFPKIKSAVLFLTSEIDRSAYPEKTYKFFKNLNKDAPACFLSFKNIKHNGALDIFKTPLSGGYDEKAFKLYSRLSVLWFDAFLKGKKENLKYFQIDDEKFQDIKDLLYTEIHREHEAYPSYDSRNLK encoded by the coding sequence ATGAATTCTCATTTACAAGACGAGCATAAAATCTTTGAAGGTCCCTACGATATAAGAGCTTATAATGACAAAAATATGATAGGCTTTAACCGTGTTTATAAAAAAACCTTGGAGACCAATAAAGAGGACAAGAGCCTTTCAAATGAGGAGAATTTAAGAGACGAAGTTACAGTCTATATACCTAAAAAAAAAGGGAAATATCCTCTTATCTTAGTAAGCCATGGGTGGGCTAATTATAAATACGGTTTGTTACCTATCGGACACTATCTTGCCTCATACGGATATGCCGTAGCTCTTTTTACTTCAAAGAAAAAAGCCGTCCCAAAAGATTGGATTCCAACCTTTACTGCCGTCCACAACTTGATAAAGAATAAAAACGAAGATGCCTCTCACGATTTATACGGCTTAATCGATATAAATAATATAGGTATTGTAACCCATTCGATGAGCGGGCCTGCATCTTTTTATTATGCGAGTCTTATGCCTGAAGTTAAGGCTATAAGCGCAATTCATCCTTATAATGGAGCCTCACCTTTTGTTGAAGCCATAGCAAGCTCCAATAAAGAACTAGGCGACGAATTCCCGAAAATTAAAAGTGCCGTTTTATTTTTAACTTCCGAAATTGATAGATCTGCTTATCCCGAAAAAACCTACAAGTTTTTTAAAAACTTAAATAAAGATGCCCCTGCATGTTTCCTATCATTTAAAAATATAAAGCATAATGGAGCCTTGGATATTTTTAAAACACCCTTATCCGGAGGGTATGATGAAAAAGCATTTAAACTTTATTCCCGTCTTTCAGTATTATGGTTTGATGCATTTTTAAAGGGTAAAAAAGAAAATTTAAAATATTTTCAAATAGATGATGAAAAGTTTCAAGATATTAAGGACTTGCTTTATACCGAAATACATAGAGAACACGAAGCCTATCCAAGCTATGATTCGCGTAATTTAAAATAA
- a CDS encoding PspC domain-containing protein, which translates to MKKRLCKSSRDKKILGVCAGLAEYLGVDPVLIRLLWIIFALVVGSGIIAYIIAAIIMPYDTEVKDDDDESYEYAPRD; encoded by the coding sequence ATGAAAAAGAGATTATGCAAATCATCAAGGGATAAAAAAATTTTAGGAGTTTGTGCAGGCCTTGCCGAGTATCTTGGTGTTGACCCTGTTTTGATAAGACTCCTGTGGATCATATTTGCCTTAGTTGTGGGTTCAGGAATCATTGCTTACATAATAGCGGCTATTATTATGCCCTATGATACGGAAGTTAAGGATGATGATGATGAGTCTTATGAATATGCCCCTCGTGATTGA
- a CDS encoding ABC transporter ATP-binding protein: MEDFDIDKGNEKFKSGIWKKVLKEFGYFKELLVPGILLGGLTGALDVVQPKMTKYVLDTFVKGRDLSNFNASIIFTVVFLLITAASTFFFIKFVGHLEIKMCHRLRTKCFTKLQSLSLSFYDKNAVGWLMSRMSSDINKLSGIVAWGATDLFWGFCMMMAVIIAMLGDSPRLALIGLLTLPVIVVFSIYLRGKILKAQRRVRKINSQLTASYNEDIQGAKTTKTLVREELNAKEFLSKTEEMKKASIMGILISSVLMPTVQLIGAVGTALMIVYGGISVVSGAITMGLLVAFFSYVTQFNAPLAEAADLFAEFISAQAAAERIFGLLEEESEIKDKDEVIKKYGTAICPTDEKRPAIKGNVKFDDVSFWYKEGEPVLSGFSLDVEAGQTIALVGATGAGKSTIVNLFCRFYEPKSGRILVDGIDYTDMPESWIHENLGYVLQSPHLFSGTIAENIRYGKLDASDEEIIEAAKLVDAHDFIVKMEKGYDTEVGEGGSLLSTGQKQLVSFARTLVRNPRLFVLDEATSSIDTETEQKIQSAITTVLSGRTSFVVAHRLSTIRNADKIIVVEGGKMIECGNHDELMKQKGHYYELYTHQFISEEQRSLNINS; this comes from the coding sequence ATGGAAGATTTTGATATAGATAAAGGTAACGAGAAATTTAAAAGCGGGATATGGAAGAAGGTTCTAAAAGAATTCGGTTATTTTAAGGAGCTTTTGGTTCCGGGCATTCTTTTGGGCGGTCTGACAGGAGCATTGGATGTTGTCCAGCCTAAGATGACCAAATATGTTCTAGACACCTTTGTAAAGGGGCGGGATTTAAGCAATTTTAATGCTTCAATCATTTTTACGGTAGTGTTCTTGCTGATTACTGCAGCCTCTACTTTTTTCTTTATAAAATTTGTAGGCCATTTGGAAATAAAAATGTGCCACCGCTTGAGAACAAAGTGTTTTACAAAATTGCAGTCACTTTCTCTTTCTTTTTACGATAAAAATGCCGTCGGCTGGCTTATGTCAAGAATGTCCTCCGATATAAATAAATTATCCGGTATTGTCGCATGGGGTGCAACCGACCTATTTTGGGGTTTTTGTATGATGATGGCTGTAATAATTGCTATGCTTGGAGACAGCCCTCGGCTTGCTCTCATAGGCTTACTGACCCTTCCCGTAATTGTGGTTTTTAGTATTTATCTGCGGGGTAAAATCTTAAAAGCACAAAGACGGGTGCGCAAAATAAATTCTCAATTGACAGCCTCCTACAATGAGGATATTCAGGGTGCTAAGACTACTAAGACCTTGGTTCGTGAAGAACTTAATGCAAAAGAATTCTTGTCTAAAACAGAGGAGATGAAAAAGGCATCTATCATGGGTATCTTAATTTCGTCTGTTCTTATGCCGACCGTTCAATTAATCGGCGCTGTCGGCACCGCCCTCATGATTGTGTATGGAGGAATTTCGGTTGTTTCGGGGGCTATTACGATGGGCTTGCTGGTTGCCTTTTTTTCTTATGTTACTCAGTTTAATGCTCCTTTAGCTGAAGCCGCCGACCTCTTTGCCGAATTTATTTCGGCTCAGGCAGCAGCCGAGCGAATCTTCGGGCTTCTTGAAGAGGAGTCCGAAATTAAGGACAAGGATGAGGTTATAAAAAAATACGGTACAGCCATTTGTCCCACAGATGAAAAACGGCCTGCTATTAAAGGTAATGTAAAATTTGACGATGTTTCCTTTTGGTACAAGGAGGGAGAACCTGTATTAAGCGGTTTTAGCCTCGATGTTGAAGCGGGACAGACTATAGCCTTGGTCGGGGCTACGGGAGCCGGAAAATCTACCATTGTCAATCTTTTTTGCAGGTTTTATGAGCCCAAAAGCGGGCGCATCCTTGTAGACGGTATAGACTATACGGATATGCCCGAAAGCTGGATTCACGAAAACCTAGGCTATGTTTTACAGTCTCCCCATCTTTTTTCGGGAACGATTGCAGAAAATATCAGGTACGGAAAATTGGATGCAAGCGATGAAGAAATTATCGAAGCTGCAAAGCTGGTAGATGCCCATGATTTTATAGTTAAAATGGAAAAGGGTTATGATACGGAGGTCGGAGAAGGCGGGAGCCTTCTTTCCACAGGACAAAAGCAGCTTGTTTCTTTTGCCCGCACCTTGGTAAGAAACCCGCGCCTCTTTGTTTTGGATGAAGCGACTTCTTCTATAGATACCGAAACCGAACAAAAAATTCAAAGCGCCATTACGACCGTATTGTCGGGACGCACATCATTTGTTGTAGCCCATAGATTATCGACAATAAGAAATGCAGATAAGATAATTGTTGTTGAAGGCGGAAAAATGATTGAATGCGGTAATCATGATGAGCTGATGAAGCAAAAAGGCCATTATTATGAGCTTTATACCCATCAATTTATCAGTGAAGAGCAAAGGTCCTTAAACATAAATAGTTAA
- a CDS encoding ABC transporter ATP-binding protein, with protein MQNLKKLLSYARGQSRLYLLALIFTLFSQVIVAMQPQLIRITIDSVIGGAALPKGLISRLVALFKNHLTGTSGLIVMASLVVAFSLVRGLLTFGRINIASIATERSIKTLRNRLYNHIQLLPYSYHSKAETGNLIQRCTSDVETIRLALYSQIMDTISAVFLIIYTIYLMAQLNTSLMLISFCIMPLTFFSSAIFFKRIQSQFKKATEYEASMTTAIQENLTGIRVVKAFTRHQYEIEKFIKRSERYRNQNLKINNSFAAFWAFADSLSIAQVFGIILYGSLLAYRNEITAGDLVAFISYTEMLIWPVRRLGRIISNIGKSFVSANRIETILNETPEDIFPTNEKPEITGNIVFDSISFSYPETQNQKILDNVSFSIKSGQTLAILGPTGSGKSSLVHLLARLYEYDSGSIKIDGKELNTIDKGWIRSQVGLILQEPFLYGRTIMENIKLAVPGISDSLARHFSKVAFLDDEINKFEKGYETLVGERGVSLSGGQKQRLAIARTLIKDSPVIIFDDSLSAVDTQTDISIRSALKEEKGNKTMIIISHRISTICDADNIIVLENGKISQEGTHEELIAQEGLYKRIYDIQSAVQARA; from the coding sequence ATGCAAAATTTAAAAAAACTTTTATCGTATGCGAGAGGGCAAAGCCGGCTTTATCTGCTTGCCCTTATTTTTACGCTTTTTTCGCAAGTGATTGTTGCCATGCAGCCCCAGTTAATCCGAATCACAATAGACTCGGTAATAGGCGGAGCTGCCTTGCCGAAAGGTTTAATATCTCGGCTTGTTGCCTTGTTTAAAAATCACTTAACCGGAACAAGCGGTCTTATTGTGATGGCCTCATTGGTGGTTGCCTTTTCACTTGTAAGAGGTCTTCTTACATTCGGCAGAATAAACATAGCCAGTATTGCAACCGAGCGCTCAATAAAGACTCTTAGAAACAGGCTTTACAATCACATTCAACTTCTTCCTTATTCTTATCATTCAAAGGCAGAAACCGGAAACTTGATTCAGCGATGTACTTCTGATGTTGAAACCATCCGCTTGGCTCTGTATTCCCAGATAATGGATACTATAAGCGCCGTGTTTTTAATAATTTATACTATCTACCTGATGGCTCAATTAAACACAAGTCTGATGCTTATCTCCTTTTGCATTATGCCTTTAACATTCTTTTCATCAGCTATATTTTTTAAAAGAATTCAAAGTCAATTTAAAAAGGCAACAGAGTATGAAGCCTCAATGACTACTGCAATACAGGAAAATTTAACCGGCATAAGAGTCGTAAAGGCTTTTACCCGCCATCAATACGAAATAGAAAAATTTATTAAACGGAGCGAAAGATACCGCAATCAGAATTTAAAGATTAACAACAGCTTTGCCGCCTTTTGGGCATTTGCCGATTCTCTTTCGATTGCTCAAGTTTTTGGGATAATCCTTTACGGAAGCCTTCTGGCCTACCGCAATGAGATAACGGCAGGCGATTTGGTAGCCTTTATTTCTTATACGGAAATGTTAATCTGGCCTGTTCGCCGTTTAGGGCGAATAATAAGCAATATCGGTAAATCATTTGTTTCGGCAAACCGTATTGAGACTATTTTAAATGAAACACCTGAAGATATTTTTCCGACAAACGAAAAGCCTGAAATTACCGGAAACATAGTTTTTGATTCCATTTCGTTTTCTTATCCCGAAACGCAAAATCAAAAGATACTTGACAATGTTTCTTTTAGCATTAAAAGCGGACAGACCCTTGCAATCTTAGGGCCTACAGGTTCGGGAAAAAGCTCCCTTGTACATTTACTTGCCCGTCTTTATGAATATGATTCCGGTTCCATCAAAATAGATGGAAAAGAATTGAACACTATAGACAAGGGCTGGATAAGGTCGCAGGTGGGGTTGATCTTGCAGGAGCCTTTTTTATACGGCAGAACAATTATGGAAAACATCAAATTGGCTGTGCCCGGTATTTCGGATTCTTTGGCCCGTCACTTCTCAAAGGTAGCTTTTTTAGATGATGAAATAAATAAGTTTGAAAAAGGCTATGAAACATTGGTCGGAGAGCGTGGAGTATCTTTATCGGGAGGGCAAAAACAAAGGCTTGCCATTGCCCGAACTCTCATCAAAGATTCTCCCGTTATTATTTTTGATGATTCCCTTTCGGCGGTGGATACTCAAACGGATATCAGCATCCGTTCCGCACTAAAGGAAGAAAAGGGAAACAAAACTATGATTATAATTTCGCATAGAATTTCGACTATTTGCGATGCGGATAATATAATCGTTTTAGAAAACGGAAAGATAAGCCAAGAGGGAACCCATGAGGAGCTCATAGCTCAAGAAGGTTTATATAAGAGAATTTACGATATTCAAAGTGCTGTACAAGCTAGAGCGTAA